The following proteins are co-located in the Vicugna pacos chromosome 3, VicPac4, whole genome shotgun sequence genome:
- the LOC116279760 gene encoding E3 ubiquitin-protein ligase HERC2-like yields the protein MRPSGAPCAAGRAVLAARCRLRLLLGVEAGAGGPLGHADVQVTELSDADTGSEECSDEVVEDVDDMAYTVSAAAVQTQSQTYRKQAAVLTNDDYSVYVRHAIQMSQLLHT from the exons ATGCGGCCGTCAGGGGCCCCGTGCGCAGCTGGGCGTGCGGTCCTCGCTGCCCGCTGCCGTCTGCGCCTGCTCCTGGGCGTGGAGGCCGGGGCTGGGGGGCCGCTGGGCCACGCTGACGTGCAGGTCACGGAGCTCTCGGACGCAGACACGGGGTCTGAGGAGTGTTCAGACGAGGTGGTGGAGGATGTGGACGACATGGCCTACACTGTG TCTGCTGCTGCTGTCCAAACCCAGAGCCAGACTTACAGAAAACAAGCTGCTGTCCTGACTAACGATGATTATTCGGTGTATGTGAGACACGCTATTCAG ATGTCCCAACTTCTTCACACTTGA
- the LOC140690368 gene encoding uncharacterized protein: protein MTLAPHPPQGHNGTCGLDLTLDLTPRPPLCAPPQLCSPGLTRLPDLCAPTSTPLPALRRQQRRRQAAAQTPSRVPPREQVQGRLAPVQLPHAPGRVQRLCGLLGCQSDLAGEGRVGQKQEWSWPGRALRPPGWAGCRSLSLQRQTPQDPGNQDPHATSPSEGLVCHTVEGQHRLRKSLVTGPEQAEAGEDGTEQKQDHQDPAGDSKLPPAAPAGLAAPEDPAAPAHLAAREEPATPKEPAAPEEPAAPEEPAAPEEPDSLEQPAAPEEPAAPEEPTLPEEPDATADQAAPEELADLAAAEEPAALEEPAAPNDLAAPEKPADFAATEEPAAPADVATPVEPAAPEEPAAPEEPAAPEEPAAPEQHAIPADLASPEQPDAPEDPAAPAHLAAREEPATPEEPAAPTDLAAPKEPAAPEEPAAPKEPAAPEEPAAPEEPAAPEEPEHYCIHMLCDHHYHLVLRYFFPENNTLDPKCALPFLPPPAPGGQTPEP, encoded by the exons ATGACATTGGCCCCGCACCCGCCTCAGGGTCATAACGGGACATGCGGCCTGGACCTCACCCTGGACCTCACCCCACGCCCCCCTCTCTGTGCGCCTCCccagctgtgcagcccaggcctcacccggcTCCCCGACCTGTGCGCTCCTACCAGCACCCCCTTACCTGCCctgcgacggcagcagaggcgacggcaagcggcggcccagaccccaagcCGCGTTCCTCCTCGGGAACAGGTCCAGGGGCGCCTGGCTCCCGTCCAGCTTCCACACGCGCCAGGCAGGGTCCAGCGTCTGTGTGGACTCTTGGG gtgcCAGTCTGATTTGGCAGGagagggtcgagtggggcagaagcaggagtggtcctggccgggcagggctctgagacctccgggctgggccggctgccggtcactgtcattgcagaggcagacaccgcaggatccggggaaccaggaccctcatgccacctccccaagtgaggggctggtgtgccacactgtggaaggccagcacaggctccggaagagtctag ttacaggtccagagcaggcagaggcaggggaagacggcacagaacagaaacaggaccaccaggatccagcaggagacagcaagctccctcctgctgctcctgctggacttgctgctcctgaagatcctgcagctcctgctcatCTTGCTGCTCGTGAGGAGCCTGCCACTCCTaaagaacctgccgctcctgaagagcctgccgctcctgaagagcctgctgctcctgaagagcctgacagTCTTGAACAGCCTGCTgcacctgaagagcctgccgctcctgaagagcctacccttcctgaagagcctgacgccaCTGCTGAtcaagccgctcctgaagagcttgctgatcttgccgctgctgaagagcctgccgctcttgaagagcctgctgctcctaatGACCTAGCCGCTCCTGAAAAGCCTGCTGATTTTGCCGCtactgaagagcctgcagctcctgctgatgtTGCCACTCCTGttgagcctgccgctcctgaagagcctgccgcacctgaagagcctgctgctcctgaagagcctgctgctcctgaacaGCATGCTATTCCTGCTGATTTAGCCTCTCCTGAACAGCCTGacgctcctgaagatcctgcagctcctgctcatCTTGCTGCTCGTGAggagcctgccactcctgaagagcctgctgctcctactgatctagccgctcctaaagaacctgccgctcctgaagagcctgccgctcctaaagaacctgccgctcctgaagagcctgctgctcctgaagagcctgccgctcctgaagagcct gaacATTATTGCATTCACAtgctgtgcgaccatcactaccatctagttttaCGCTATTTCTTTCCTGAAAATAATACCCTGGATCCAAAGTGCgcactccccttccttcctcccccagcccctggtggtCAGACCCCCGAGCCATGA